In one Borrelia sp. P9F1 genomic region, the following are encoded:
- a CDS encoding DUF261 family protein, which translates to MKVRQDDQRLFFKIREWGCYLLSLHYWVFYFKKIVFEYV; encoded by the coding sequence ATGAAGGTTAGACAAGACGACCAGAGATTGTTTTTCAAAATAAGAGAATGGGGCTGCTATCTCTTGTCTCTTCATTATTGGGTTTTTTATTTTAAAAAAATTGTATTTGAATATGTGTAG